A window of the Paraburkholderia sp. ZP32-5 genome harbors these coding sequences:
- a CDS encoding DUF3040 domain-containing protein: MQFDKQQQRLRQSDATSRSGPPSLLTKVLAVVIGAALLVVGFAVSLVVLAVVLGAGIVIGGFVWWKTRDLRKRLREEAMRAQQMHEQQVYKRAAQRMDNGEVIEDVEFRDETRQK; this comes from the coding sequence ATGCAGTTCGACAAGCAACAGCAGAGGCTCAGGCAGAGCGACGCAACTTCGCGTTCTGGTCCGCCGAGCTTGCTGACGAAGGTACTAGCCGTGGTGATAGGCGCTGCCCTGCTCGTCGTGGGGTTCGCCGTTTCGCTCGTCGTGTTGGCCGTGGTTCTTGGGGCAGGCATTGTGATCGGGGGATTCGTCTGGTGGAAAACGCGCGATCTGCGCAAGCGGCTTCGCGAGGAGGCAATGCGGGCACAGCAGATGCACGAGCAGCAGGTGTACAAACGGGCGGCCCAGCGCATGGATAACGGCGAGGTGATCGAGGACGTCGAGTTCAGGGACGAAACGCGACAGAAATAG
- a CDS encoding DUF4410 domain-containing protein: MISRWMRMIGLATCVCVTSPGSVAADASAAAPPLVYVNDFDLDVANVTTDSGPGNRARGIVGHLLPEGPLRQQNDPQARAREIVELMAQSLTDDLKKAGIDARRVSPGEPLPRNGWQVRGVFLSVDEGNRLRRAMVGMGAGQSQFQVAVSCDSLAAPDLPPLYETVDAGASRDMPGAVIKLNPYVIAAKVVLSGRDQKTAIKKSAAQIADALAQKLQAGAK, encoded by the coding sequence ATGATTTCCCGATGGATGCGAATGATCGGCCTGGCGACGTGTGTCTGCGTCACATCGCCCGGCTCCGTGGCGGCGGATGCGTCGGCCGCCGCGCCGCCGCTCGTCTATGTCAACGATTTCGATCTCGACGTCGCCAATGTGACCACCGACAGCGGGCCGGGCAACCGCGCGCGCGGCATCGTCGGTCATCTGCTGCCCGAAGGGCCGCTGCGACAGCAGAACGATCCGCAGGCACGGGCGCGGGAAATCGTCGAACTGATGGCGCAATCGCTGACCGACGATCTGAAGAAGGCCGGCATCGACGCGCGCCGTGTCTCACCGGGTGAACCGCTGCCGCGCAATGGCTGGCAGGTGCGCGGCGTGTTTCTCAGTGTCGATGAAGGCAACCGGCTGCGTCGCGCGATGGTCGGGATGGGCGCGGGTCAGAGCCAGTTTCAGGTCGCGGTGTCCTGCGACAGCCTGGCCGCGCCGGATTTGCCGCCGCTCTATGAAACCGTCGATGCGGGCGCGAGCCGGGATATGCCCGGCGCCGTGATCAAGCTCAATCCGTACGTGATCGCCGCGAAGGTTGTGCTGTCCGGCCGCGATCAAAAGACCGCGATCAAAAAGAGCGCCGCGCAGATCGCCGACGCGCTCGCGCAGAAACTTCAGGCCGGCGCAAAGTAG